From the genome of Solanum pennellii chromosome 6, SPENNV200:
tttaaagattttttttttgacaaaccACGTATGAGAAAAGTAGTTAACTCATGATATGTAATTGTGATGGTATGATACAGTAACATGCACCGCCAAAACGTACAAGTTGAAATGTGAACTTTGAGCCTTCAATTGAAAAGCTTAGAGAGGACCCATATATGGAGTATCTATTTTCAAACTTTGCTGCTCAGCCACAACTTGGTGCTTTTTAAATAGACATGCATAAACACATAGCAAAGATTtaatattttggatattattgTTGAAATAATTTTGGTACATGGTTAATCCGTACATAAATAGTATAGTAAGTTATTTTCTCAATTGATAATTACAAAATATGATATCTTCTATTATCATTAATGTAGTATCTTTTACACTAATTAGCTACAATAGCATTTGCTAAAGCCCTTACTTTACAAGAAATATCATGCAAATTAACATGACTTGAAGGATTTTCCCACTGCACAAGTTCTTTTATTGCCTTCTCAATTTCTTTAGTTTCCTTCACAAGTCCATCCATGCAAAAACCCAATGCACTCAAACTTAATACAACTTGACCCTTCAACTCCTCACCATTGACAATTTGGTCCACAAACTCTTTCGAATGTTCAAAATAAGACCTGAAGTTTTCATCAATCTCCTCTTCACTGGCATTCCTTATTATATTACAATAACTACTACTTTGTGACGTTCCTAATTCAACATCAACTGAAAGTTTCTTCTTCTCAAATTCCTTGTCAAGTATTGCTAGTGATTTGACCAAACTAACCTCTTCAAAACATTTCATTGAAGAGCCAACAAAATCTTTGAATAGCTTGATGTCACCGTCCAGCTTATGTACAAAATTGTCAACCAACCCTCCTGATTCTTGTTCAAGTAACATAAAAGCTTGTGACCCAAAATGTAAATACTCCAACATTTTTGTTAATGACCCCATGAGTTTACGATAACAAACGCTATGAAATGGTACAAACCAAAAATTTGGCTCTACCTCTGCTTCCGCGATAAATTTCCCCATCTCAATTACGTGcgttttcaatttattttgacTTTCCACTAAATTTCCAATTGATCGAAAGCTTATCAACGAAATAGACTCATTCAAGATTTGAAAACTCTTGGAAAGTTGCAATTTTGCTAATGTAGTAGCTCTTGTAGGCTGTAACAAAATTTCCACTATAATAGAACAGGACAATCCAATAAATGTCTCTGTTATTCTTGCTATAGCAAATTCACTTGGTGGACCAAAACCTTTTCTACCAAGAATTAGTAATGCCCCAATTATAGCTGAAAGTCCACCAGCTTGCCCATACATTGTGCTTTGTCTCAAAAAACTGCTGACAATGAACCATGGAAGAAGAGACAAGAATCTAATTTGAACGTATTTTTCGAAGACAAAACATCCTAAAACACCATATATTGTTCCTAATACTGTCCCCTGTGCCTTAACATTAGCTACTTTGAATGTTGCTTCTCTCGATCCCGCGAGGCTAATGGCAACTGGAAGCCCTGCCCAAAATCCATCGTCCTTACTATAGATTGATCCAAAATATATAGCTAGGCCTAATGAAAGTGAACATTTGAAAGCTGCCATGAACCTTTTGTTACTTTTGGTAATTGACAAGTAATTTTGAAAGAACCCTTCTTGATTTTGTTGCTTGGGATTAGTGGAAGATTGTGAATTGGTAATTGGTTTGTTTAATAATAGGTTtaagcaaaataaaaagaataaagaaggAAGGTCTTTTTTTGTTGGTTGAAGTGTTTGGAAGAACTTTTGGGTATTTTGTTGATTTGACTCTGGCACAGTTGCTGATGACTCAAGGGATATACTGTTGACTTGCTTTGGTATGTGGTCACCAAGCATATGTAGAACAGATTTTTGGTCAGAGTTAAGAATTTCAACAGGAAATGGAGGAGAATTATCTAAGGCAATTTCCATTCCTCTTAAAGGTATTTGAACATCTTGCAATCTGCTTCCAGGGTTCTCTCCATATGGTCTTAAAAATTTGAATGGAAATCTTTCCCACTTCATGCTTTCCTGTATAATAAACGGATAATTAGGAAACTATTCACTAATATGTCGTAGTAGGTTACTTACCTTATTTTTCAGGTTATTATTAATTTCACGTGTTATTTATTGTGTAAATTCTTTTATAGTGTCAGTATATATATAGAGGTCAATATTTCATGGGACTTACTTGTTTGGTTTTAATGCCCTGGAGGAGTTTGGATCCTGTTTTGACTAAAGACTTGGCTTGAGAAATGAAAGCAAGTGCACAACTGTTGTCTTCAGCAGTAAATGCCTTCACAAACAAGTTAAACCTCTCTGAAGCATTTTCAGCAAAGAGCTTACAATTCTGTTTCACCTGAAAACAAATAGTAACAATCTGGTTAATTATTAAAATCATTACTATTGGAAGTATTCTACATCCTCTCTAGTTAGTTATTGTTAAAAAATTGTAATCGTGTGACGGTTTGGGTTACATGCATTATATGTTCAAACAGTTTTGCGACATGAAAACCTTATATTACTAGCTAGTTATCGGTCAGTGGATAAAATGGCCGAAAAATTCATA
Proteins encoded in this window:
- the LOC107022504 gene encoding uncharacterized protein LOC107022504, which translates into the protein MATPSFESSRARAMWRTCLASALRTALACTIVGVATLFGPQYIKNQVAFPAFSYVTVILVVTDATLGDTFRGCWLALYATIQGVCPAILSLWLIGPARLTAGTTAIAVALSAFVVVLPENTHLIAKRIALGQIVLVYVIAYINGGQTETIMHPVHVAASTGLGVVACVLALIFPYPSLACCEVKQNCKLFAENASERFNLFVKAFTAEDNSCALAFISQAKSLVKTGSKLLQGIKTKQESMKWERFPFKFLRPYGENPGSRLQDVQIPLRGMEIALDNSPPFPVEILNSDQKSVLHMLGDHIPKQVNSISLESSATVPESNQQNTQKFFQTLQPTKKDLPSLFFLFCLNLLLNKPITNSQSSTNPKQQNQEGFFQNYLSITKSNKRFMAAFKCSLSLGLAIYFGSIYSKDDGFWAGLPVAISLAGSREATFKVANVKAQGTVLGTIYGVLGCFVFEKYVQIRFLSLLPWFIVSSFLRQSTMYGQAGGLSAIIGALLILGRKGFGPPSEFAIARITETFIGLSCSIIVEILLQPTRATTLAKLQLSKSFQILNESISLISFRSIGNLVESQNKLKTHVIEMGKFIAEAEVEPNFWFVPFHSVCYRKLMGSLTKMLEYLHFGSQAFMLLEQESGGLVDNFVHKLDGDIKLFKDFVGSSMKCFEEVSLVKSLAILDKEFEKKKLSVDVELGTSQSSSYCNIIRNASEEEIDENFRSYFEHSKEFVDQIVNGEELKGQVVLSLSALGFCMDGLVKETKEIEKAIKELVQWENPSSHVNLHDISCKVRALANAIVAN